The following DNA comes from Streptomyces globosus.
GCGTCGGTGACGCGCTGCCCGTGCAGGGTGAGCCGGGCGTACCGGCCGCGCGCCGGGTCGGCGACGGTGACCACTTCGGCGGCGGCGCCCGCGCCGGCCCCCGCGCCCGCGCCGGCCCCCGCGCCGGCGCCGGAACCGCTGCGGCCGCCCGGGCTGCCGTCGGCGTCCGGGCCGGCGGCGGGCCGTCCGCCGAGGCGGACCAGGTCGATGCCGGGCACCCGCAGCCGGGTGACGCGCCGGGTGCCCCGGTAGCCGGCCTCGCGCGGCCCGGCCCCGGTCAGCTGCCGGGCCAGCGACTCCGCCTGTTCCCAGGCGGGTTCGAGGTGTCCGGCCGCGGCGCCCGGGTGTTCGGCGCAGTCGCCGATGGCGTGGATGTGCGGGTCGTCGGTGCGCAGCCGCCCGTCGACGAGCACCCCGGTGCCGACGGCGAGGCCGGCCCGGCGGGCCAGGGCCGTCTCGGGCACGGCGCCGGTGCACAGCAGGAGGGTGTCGGCGGCCAGGACGGCGCCGTCGTCGAGGGTGAGCTTGCCGGCGCAGTACGCGGCGGCCTGCCGCCCGCAGTGGAGCTCCACGCCCAGGCCGGCCAGCCGGCCGGCGAGCAGCCTTCCGGCGGCGGCGTCCAGGTGCCGGTCCAGGGGGTGGGGCCCGCGGTGGACGAGCGCCACCTCGTGCCCGGCCCGGGTCAGCGCGGCCGCGGCCTCCACACCGAGGAGCCCGCCGCCCAGGACGACGGTGCGCCGGGCGTCCGGCGCGGCGCGCAGGACGCGTTCGGCGTCGGCGAGGGTGCGCAGGGCGGTGACCGCGTCCGAGGTGCCGGGGCGGGGCAGCCCGGGGATCCGGGGAAGGGCGGGGCGGGCCCCGGTGGCCAGGACGAGGGTGTCGTAGCGGTGGACGGAGCCGTCGTCGGCGCGGACGAGGCGGCGGGCGCGGTCGATGCGGACGGCGGTGGTCCCGGTGCGCATCCGGACCCCGTCCGGCAGGGCGGGCAGGTCCAGCGCGGCGGGCGGCAGCGTCCCGTCCAGGACGGAGGTGAGGAGGACCCGGTGGTAGGGGGCGGCCGGTTCGGCGCCGAGCACGGTCAGTCCGCCGCGGTGGCCGTGGTGGTGGAGCCGCTCGGTGAACCGGTGGGCGGCGCTGCCGCCGCCGACGACGAGGACGTCGCCGGCGCTCACGGCCGTGCCCCCGCGGCCTCGGCGGCCTCGGCGGGCTCGACGCGTACGGCGCAGACCTTGAACTCGGGCATCCGGCTGCGCGGGTCGAGGGCCGCCGAGGTGATCAGGTTGGCGCGGCCGGCGCCGGCGAAGTGGAACGGCAGGAACACGGTGTCGGTGCGCAGAGAGGGGACGAGGCGGACGGTGGCGAGGGTGCTGCCGCGGGTCGAGGAGACCCGGGCGGGGCGGCCGTCGCGCAGGCCGAGGCGGGCCGCGGTGTCGGGGTGGATTTCGACGAACGACCCGGGGGCGGCCGCGGCGAGTTCGGGGACCCGGCGGGTCTGCGCCCCGGACTGGTAGTGGGCGAGGACCCGGCCGGTCGTGGCGTACAGCGGGTATGCGGCGTCGGGGGTCTCGGCGGCGTCGCGGTGCTCGACCTCGGCGAAGCGGGCGAGTCCGTCGGGGTGGGCGAAGGCGTCGAGGAAGAGCCGCGGCGTGCCCGGGTGGGGGGCGGCGCCGGCGGGGGCCTCGGGGCAGGGCCAGTGCAGTGCCTCGCCGGCGTCGAGGCGTTCCCAGCTGATGCCGGAGTAGTCGGCGCGGCCGCCGGCGGAGGCGCGGCGCAACTCCTCGAAGACGGTGCGGGGTTCGGTCGGGAAGCGGGCGGGGTCCTGGCCGAGGCGGACGGCGATGCCGTGGAGCACGTCGAGGTCGCTGCGGGCTTCGCCGGGCGGGGGCAGGAGTCTGCGGCGGCGCAGTACGCGGCCCTCCAGGTTGGTCATGGTGCCCTCTTCCTCGGCCCACTGGGTGACGGGGAGGACGACGTCGGCGAGTTCGGCGGTCTCGGAGGGTACGAAGTCGGCGACGACGAGCAGGTCGAGGGAGGCGAGCCGGTCGGCGATGCTGGCGGCGCGGGGCGCGGAGACGGCGGGGTTGGAGCCGAAGACGAGGAGGGCGCGGGGTCCGCCTCCGCTGCCGAGGGAGTCGAGGAGTTCGTAGGCGCTGCGGCCGGGGCCGGGCAGGGCGTCGGGGTCGACGCCCCACACGGAGGCGACGTGGGCGCGGGCGGCCGGGTCGGCGAGCATGCGGTAGCCGGGGAGCTGGTCGGCCTTCTGGCCGTGTTCGCGGCCGCCCTGGCCGTTGCCCTGGCCGGTGAGGCAGCCGTAGCCGCTGCCCTCGCGGCCGGGCAGGCCCAGGGTGAGGGCGAGGTTGATGAACGCGGCGACGGTGTCGGTGCCCTTGCTGTGCTGTTCGGCTCCGCGGCCGGTCAGGACGTACGCCCGCGCCGCGCCGGCGAGGAGGTCGACGGCCTCGCGCATCTCGGCGACGGGGACGCCGGTGACGCGTTCGACGCGCTCGGGCCACCAGGCGGCGGCCCGCCGCCAGGCGGCGTCGAAGCCGGTGGTGCGCTTGTCGAGGTAGTCCCGGTCGGCGCGGCCCTCGGTGACGGCGAGGTGGAGCAGGCCGAGGGCGAGGGCGAGGTCGGTGCCGGGGGTGGGCTGGAGGTGGAGGGCGGCGGCCTCGGCGGTGGGGGTGCGGCGGGGGTCGATGACGATGAGCCGCGGTCCGGCGAGGTGGCGCATCAGCGGGGGCATCGTCTCGGCCGGGTTGGCGCCGGCGAGGAGGACCGCGTCGGCGGCGGCGAGGTCGGTGACGGGGAAGGGCAGGCCGCGGTCGAGG
Coding sequences within:
- a CDS encoding FAD-dependent oxidoreductase, with protein sequence MSAGDVLVVGGGSAAHRFTERLHHHGHRGGLTVLGAEPAAPYHRVLLTSVLDGTLPPAALDLPALPDGVRMRTGTTAVRIDRARRLVRADDGSVHRYDTLVLATGARPALPRIPGLPRPGTSDAVTALRTLADAERVLRAAPDARRTVVLGGGLLGVEAAAALTRAGHEVALVHRGPHPLDRHLDAAAGRLLAGRLAGLGVELHCGRQAAAYCAGKLTLDDGAVLAADTLLLCTGAVPETALARRAGLAVGTGVLVDGRLRTDDPHIHAIGDCAEHPGAAAGHLEPAWEQAESLARQLTGAGPREAGYRGTRRVTRLRVPGIDLVRLGGRPAAGPDADGSPGGRSGSGAGAGAGAGAGAGAGAAAEVVTVADPARGRYARLTLHGQRVTDAVLLGLPRAIAALSRLHERGLPVPAGRLEFLLGIEPAPPGADELPGDAVVCRCNNVTKHAVTEACRAGAADVAQVAAATRATTGCGGCTSTVRALCGTARTGGSTS
- a CDS encoding molybdopterin oxidoreductase family protein, which encodes MSETATHCPYCALQCGTRLSHDAGRTAVRPDAAFPVNQGGLCQKGWTAPALLDTPGRLTRPLVRGADGRLAPAGWDEALDLVAGRLERIRAEHGADAVGVFGGGGLTNEKAYQLGKFARVALGTSQIDYNGRFCMSSAAAAGSAAFGLDRGLPFPVTDLAAADAVLLAGANPAETMPPLMRHLAGPRLIVIDPRRTPTAEAAALHLQPTPGTDLALALGLLHLAVTEGRADRDYLDKRTTGFDAAWRRAAAWWPERVERVTGVPVAEMREAVDLLAGAARAYVLTGRGAEQHSKGTDTVAAFINLALTLGLPGREGSGYGCLTGQGNGQGGREHGQKADQLPGYRMLADPAARAHVASVWGVDPDALPGPGRSAYELLDSLGSGGGPRALLVFGSNPAVSAPRAASIADRLASLDLLVVADFVPSETAELADVVLPVTQWAEEEGTMTNLEGRVLRRRRLLPPPGEARSDLDVLHGIAVRLGQDPARFPTEPRTVFEELRRASAGGRADYSGISWERLDAGEALHWPCPEAPAGAAPHPGTPRLFLDAFAHPDGLARFAEVEHRDAAETPDAAYPLYATTGRVLAHYQSGAQTRRVPELAAAAPGSFVEIHPDTAARLGLRDGRPARVSSTRGSTLATVRLVPSLRTDTVFLPFHFAGAGRANLITSAALDPRSRMPEFKVCAVRVEPAEAAEAAGARP